The Agromyces atrinae genome window below encodes:
- a CDS encoding RNA degradosome polyphosphate kinase, with the protein MNAETSLADGRTASDFDDDFDPLDEAGAPELPPQRYLDRELSWLAFNQRVLELAEDPTLPVLERANFLAIFASNLDEFFMVRVAGLKRRIDTGLAVPTNIGRAPLDVLADISRIAHELQERHAAAYQQLVRPTLAEAGIRVVTWGELSDEEQANLREYFSGQIFPVLMPLAVDPAHPFPYISGLSLNLSVRVRNSRTGKQEFARVKVPQMLPRFVAVASDDPKEGTRYITLEDLIATHLGDLFPGMEVIEHHVFRVTRNEDVEVEEDETENLIKALEKELLRRRFGPPIRLEITDDMDDVTLGLLVRELDVTEQEVYRLPAPLDLGGLFDLAKIDRPELRYPTHVPTTAAQLQPSESNLRADFFQAIDRKDVLLHHPYESFATSVQAFLEQAAADPHVLAIKQTLYRTSGDSPIVEALIDAAESGKQVLALVEIKARFDEQANISWARKLEKAGVHVVYGLVGLKTHCKLALVIRQEKGGLRHYSHIGTGNYNPKTSRIYEDLGLLTADDQVGKDLTRLFNELSGYAIEKKFKRLLVAPLHLRKGLLKRIAEETANAEAGKPSGIRFKVNSIVDEAIIDALYRASAAGVPVDIWVRGICSLKPGVPGLSENIRVRSILGRYLEHSRIFTFENGGDPQVFIGSADMMHRNLDRRVEALVRLTDPDHLAEIDRLFSMALDPSTSSWALGDDGVWTRHHLDDAGLPLRDLQNVLMQEIAGRPRPGKRR; encoded by the coding sequence ATGAACGCCGAGACGAGCCTGGCCGACGGCCGCACCGCGAGTGATTTCGACGACGATTTCGATCCCCTCGACGAAGCCGGCGCTCCCGAGTTGCCGCCGCAGCGGTACCTCGATCGAGAGCTGAGCTGGCTGGCGTTCAACCAGCGTGTGCTCGAGCTCGCCGAGGACCCGACTCTCCCGGTGCTCGAGCGTGCGAACTTCCTCGCGATCTTCGCCTCGAACCTCGACGAGTTCTTCATGGTGCGCGTCGCCGGCCTCAAGCGCCGCATCGACACAGGCCTCGCGGTTCCGACCAACATCGGCCGCGCACCTCTCGACGTGCTCGCCGACATCTCGCGCATCGCCCACGAACTCCAGGAACGCCACGCCGCGGCCTACCAGCAGCTCGTCCGCCCGACGCTCGCCGAGGCCGGCATCCGTGTCGTGACGTGGGGCGAGCTCTCGGACGAAGAGCAGGCGAACCTGCGCGAGTACTTCTCGGGGCAGATCTTCCCCGTGCTCATGCCCCTCGCCGTCGACCCGGCCCACCCGTTCCCCTACATCTCCGGGCTCTCGCTCAACCTGTCGGTGCGGGTGCGCAACTCGCGCACCGGGAAGCAGGAATTCGCGCGCGTCAAGGTGCCGCAGATGCTTCCGCGCTTCGTTGCCGTCGCGTCGGACGACCCCAAGGAGGGCACGCGCTACATCACCCTCGAGGACCTCATCGCGACGCACCTCGGCGACCTCTTCCCCGGCATGGAGGTCATCGAGCACCACGTGTTCCGCGTGACCCGCAACGAAGACGTCGAGGTCGAGGAGGACGAGACCGAGAACCTCATCAAGGCCCTCGAGAAGGAGCTGCTGCGACGCCGGTTCGGCCCGCCCATCCGCCTCGAGATCACCGACGACATGGACGACGTGACCCTCGGTCTGCTCGTCCGCGAGCTCGACGTCACCGAGCAGGAGGTCTACCGACTCCCCGCACCGCTCGACCTCGGCGGTCTCTTCGACCTCGCCAAGATCGATCGCCCCGAGCTCCGCTACCCGACGCACGTGCCGACGACGGCCGCTCAGCTGCAGCCGAGCGAGTCGAACCTCCGCGCCGACTTCTTCCAGGCGATCGACCGCAAGGACGTGCTGCTGCACCACCCGTACGAGTCGTTCGCGACGAGCGTGCAGGCGTTCCTCGAACAGGCCGCGGCCGACCCGCACGTGCTCGCGATCAAGCAGACGCTCTACCGGACATCGGGCGACAGCCCCATCGTCGAGGCGCTCATCGACGCGGCCGAATCGGGCAAGCAGGTGCTCGCGCTCGTCGAGATCAAGGCGCGCTTCGACGAGCAGGCGAACATCTCGTGGGCTCGGAAGCTCGAGAAGGCCGGCGTGCACGTCGTCTACGGCCTCGTCGGCCTCAAGACCCACTGCAAGCTCGCTCTCGTCATCCGGCAGGAGAAGGGCGGGCTCCGCCACTACAGCCACATCGGCACGGGCAACTACAACCCGAAGACGAGCCGCATCTACGAAGACCTCGGGCTCCTCACCGCCGACGACCAGGTCGGCAAGGACCTGACGCGACTCTTCAACGAGCTCTCGGGCTACGCCATCGAGAAGAAGTTCAAGCGCCTCCTCGTGGCACCGCTGCACCTCCGCAAGGGCCTCCTCAAGCGCATCGCCGAGGAGACGGCCAATGCCGAGGCGGGTAAGCCGAGCGGTATCCGCTTCAAGGTCAACTCGATCGTCGACGAGGCGATCATCGACGCCCTCTACCGGGCGTCGGCCGCCGGCGTGCCCGTCGACATCTGGGTGCGCGGCATCTGCAGCCTGAAGCCGGGCGTGCCGGGCCTCAGCGAGAACATCAGGGTGCGCTCGATCCTCGGCCGCTACCTCGAGCACTCGCGCATCTTCACGTTCGAGAACGGCGGCGACCCGCAGGTCTTCATCGGCTCGGCCGACATGATGCACCGCAACCTCGACCGACGCGTCGAGGCACTCGTGCGACTGACCGACCCCGATCACCTCGCCGAGATCGACCGCCTCTTCTCGATGGCTCTCGACCCCTCGACGTCATCGTGGGCACTCGGCGACGACGGAGTCTGGACGCGTCACCACCTCGACGATGCGGGTCTACCGCTCCGCGACCTGCAGAATGTACTCATGCAGGAGATCGCTGGACGGCCACGCCCCGGGAAGCGCCGGTGA
- a CDS encoding NUDIX hydrolase produces the protein MTRAVYAAGALCWRFIDGKLHVLVIHRTVYGDVTIPKGKVDPGETLPQTAVREIAEETGIRVRLGVPLGVSSYPLASGREKVVHYWAAQVTDAALQRSTFVPNGEVAALEWVTPKRARGYLTYSHDVDILEHFERLVEQGVTETFALIVMRHGKAMPHGSWSGPDSTRPLAERGVKQASALVETVRAWNPKRIVSSPAVRCVTTVTPLSVATGIDIRRSDAISQDAWESGDDDVRAVVGKRVRSRKSAVLCSHGPVLPEILREIALATTTPIGSYMSDAANLETGAFSVVHLSSTNPASGIIAIETYPPLV, from the coding sequence GTGACGCGGGCCGTCTACGCCGCCGGAGCGCTCTGTTGGCGCTTCATCGACGGCAAGCTCCACGTGCTCGTCATCCACCGCACGGTCTACGGCGACGTCACGATCCCGAAGGGCAAGGTCGACCCCGGCGAGACGCTGCCGCAGACCGCCGTCCGAGAGATCGCCGAAGAGACCGGCATCCGAGTCCGTCTCGGCGTGCCGCTCGGCGTCTCGAGCTACCCGCTCGCGTCGGGCCGAGAGAAGGTCGTGCACTACTGGGCCGCCCAGGTGACGGATGCCGCACTGCAGCGTTCGACCTTCGTGCCGAACGGCGAGGTCGCCGCTCTCGAGTGGGTCACCCCCAAGCGCGCGCGGGGCTACCTGACGTACAGCCACGACGTCGACATCCTCGAGCACTTCGAGAGGCTCGTCGAACAGGGCGTGACCGAGACGTTCGCACTCATCGTCATGCGCCACGGCAAGGCGATGCCGCACGGCTCGTGGAGCGGCCCCGATTCGACGAGGCCGCTCGCCGAGCGCGGCGTGAAGCAGGCCTCGGCGCTCGTCGAGACCGTGCGCGCCTGGAACCCGAAGCGCATCGTCTCGAGCCCCGCCGTGCGATGCGTGACGACGGTCACCCCGCTCTCCGTCGCCACCGGAATCGACATCCGCCGCTCCGACGCGATCTCCCAGGACGCGTGGGAGTCGGGCGACGACGACGTCCGCGCGGTCGTGGGCAAGCGCGTGCGTTCGCGGAAGAGCGCCGTCCTGTGCAGCCACGGCCCGGTGCTCCCGGAGATCCTCCGCGAGATCGCCCTCGCGACGACGACGCCGATCGGCAGCTACATGTCGGATGCGGCGAATCTCGAGACGGGCGCCTTCAGCGTCGTGCACCTGTCGTCGACGAACCCGGCGTCCGGGATCATCGCGATCGAGACCTACCCGCCCCTCGTCTGA
- the pstS gene encoding phosphate ABC transporter substrate-binding protein PstS, translated as MNVTRIGRAAVVAAAAAILLSSCAANEGGGAAPEESASTLTGTLNGAGASSMGSAQEAWIASFQTANPDVTVNYEPSGSGAGREAFIGGGVAFAGSDSLLSDDELAGEFARCAPGTSAIDLPVYISPIAVIFNVEGVDELKLDAATLANIFSGQITTWNDPAIAALNEGVTLPAANITAVHRSDDSGTTKNFADYLNKVAPEAWAEEASDTFPFASGEGAQGTSGVVEAVTNGVNTIGYADASRAGDLGVAQIKVGDEFVAYSAEAAAAVVDASPLVEGREANDIAIKIDRTTTEPGVYPLVLVSYAIACQEYADAADAELVKAYLSSIASDEGQALAAEQAGSAPISSELSLKVLDAIESIK; from the coding sequence GTGAATGTCACGCGAATCGGCCGCGCTGCGGTCGTCGCTGCAGCCGCAGCCATCCTCCTCAGCTCTTGCGCCGCGAACGAAGGCGGCGGCGCCGCACCCGAGGAGTCCGCTTCGACCCTCACGGGCACCCTGAACGGCGCCGGCGCGTCGTCGATGGGCTCCGCCCAGGAAGCGTGGATCGCTTCCTTCCAGACCGCCAACCCCGACGTGACCGTCAACTACGAGCCCTCCGGCTCGGGTGCGGGTCGCGAGGCCTTCATCGGTGGCGGCGTCGCCTTCGCCGGTTCCGACTCGCTCCTCTCGGACGACGAGCTCGCCGGCGAATTCGCCCGCTGCGCTCCCGGCACCTCGGCGATCGACCTCCCGGTCTACATCTCGCCGATCGCCGTCATCTTCAACGTCGAGGGCGTCGACGAGCTCAAGCTCGACGCTGCGACCCTCGCGAACATCTTCTCGGGCCAGATCACCACCTGGAACGACCCCGCGATCGCCGCGCTCAACGAGGGCGTCACGCTCCCGGCCGCGAACATCACGGCCGTGCACCGCTCGGACGACTCGGGTACGACGAAGAACTTCGCCGACTACCTGAACAAGGTCGCTCCCGAGGCGTGGGCCGAGGAAGCATCCGACACGTTCCCGTTCGCTTCGGGTGAGGGCGCCCAGGGCACCTCGGGTGTCGTCGAGGCCGTCACCAACGGCGTCAACACCATCGGATACGCCGACGCATCGCGCGCCGGTGACCTCGGTGTCGCTCAGATCAAGGTCGGCGACGAGTTCGTCGCCTACAGCGCAGAGGCCGCTGCTGCGGTCGTCGACGCGTCGCCGCTCGTCGAGGGTCGCGAGGCCAACGACATCGCGATCAAGATCGACCGCACCACGACCGAGCCGGGCGTCTACCCGCTCGTCCTCGTGAGCTACGCGATCGCGTGCCAGGAGTACGCCGACGCGGCTGACGCCGAGCTCGTCAAGGCGTACCTCAGCTCCATCGCGAGCGACGAGGGCCAGGCCCTCGCCGCCGAGCAGGCCGGCTCCGCGCCGATCTCCTCGGAGCTCTCGCTCAAGGTCCTCGACGCCATCGAGTCGATCAAGTAG
- the pstC gene encoding phosphate ABC transporter permease subunit PstC, whose product MTQTAPPELATTAKQRPGDRIFSSAALFAGVLILAVLAAVAIFLIAQSLPAFMAGPDDLKGDSDNFWQYVIPLAFGTLWSAILALLMAVPVAIGIALFISHFAPRRLAQALGYVIDLLAAVPSVVFGLWGITVLAPMVQPFYATLTEWFGWFPLFAGPVSGTGRTILTVAIVLAVMILPIITALTREVFLQTPRLHEEAALALGATRWEMITMAVLPFGKPGIISASMLGLGRALGETMAVAMVLSPAAVISFALLQSQNPTTIAANIALNFPEAHGLGVNVLIGTGLILFVITLGVNMVARYIVDRRKEFSGAN is encoded by the coding sequence GTGACTCAAACCGCTCCCCCGGAACTCGCCACGACGGCGAAACAGCGACCCGGCGACCGTATCTTCTCGTCGGCAGCACTGTTCGCCGGCGTCCTGATCCTGGCCGTCCTCGCGGCGGTGGCGATCTTCCTGATCGCGCAGTCGCTCCCGGCGTTCATGGCCGGCCCCGACGACCTCAAGGGCGACTCGGACAACTTCTGGCAGTACGTCATCCCCCTCGCCTTCGGAACGCTCTGGTCGGCCATCCTCGCCCTCCTCATGGCCGTTCCCGTCGCGATCGGCATCGCGCTCTTCATCTCGCACTTCGCGCCGCGTCGCCTCGCGCAGGCGCTCGGATACGTCATCGACCTCCTGGCCGCCGTGCCGTCGGTCGTCTTCGGTCTGTGGGGCATCACCGTCCTCGCCCCGATGGTCCAGCCCTTCTACGCCACCCTGACCGAGTGGTTCGGCTGGTTCCCGCTCTTCGCCGGCCCCGTCTCGGGCACCGGCCGCACGATCCTCACCGTCGCCATCGTGCTCGCGGTCATGATCCTGCCGATCATCACGGCCCTCACACGCGAGGTCTTCCTGCAGACCCCTCGCCTCCACGAGGAGGCGGCCCTCGCCCTCGGCGCCACGCGCTGGGAGATGATCACGATGGCCGTCCTGCCGTTCGGCAAGCCGGGCATCATCTCGGCGTCGATGCTCGGCCTCGGTCGCGCTCTCGGCGAGACGATGGCGGTCGCCATGGTGCTCTCGCCCGCCGCGGTCATCTCGTTCGCGCTCCTCCAGTCGCAGAACCCGACCACGATCGCCGCGAACATCGCGCTCAACTTCCCCGAGGCGCACGGCCTCGGCGTCAACGTGCTCATCGGCACGGGACTCATCCTGTTCGTCATCACCCTGGGCGTGAACATGGTCGCCCGCTACATCGTCGATCGCCGCAAGGAATTCTCGGGAGCCAACTGA
- the pstA gene encoding phosphate ABC transporter permease PstA translates to MTLTSTPPESRPAPSPIANSLTAGKLPRFAPLGILLGSFVLSALLFLLVWLGNTDADFNIVGTVFVGVVLYAILIWVISRAVEGSRKSKDRLVTALVSMAFTIALLPLVSVTFTTLINGLPRFDIEFFTQSMRNVVGSGGGALHAIIGTMLVTGMATLISVPVGLLTAIYLIEYGRGRLARGITFFVDVMTGIPSIVAGLFAFAFFSLIFNDPGIRFGFGGSIALSVLMIPVVVRSSEEMLKLVPNELREASYALGVPKYLTILKVVLPTSIAGIITGIMISIARVIGETAPLLIIAGFTASMNYNLFSERMMTLPVYAYTQYMNQGADTQAYVDRAWAAALTLILIVALLNVVARIIAKIFTPAGSR, encoded by the coding sequence ATGACACTCACCTCCACTCCTCCTGAGAGCCGACCGGCGCCCTCGCCGATCGCGAACTCGCTCACGGCGGGCAAGCTCCCTCGCTTCGCGCCGCTCGGCATCCTGCTCGGCAGCTTCGTGCTCTCGGCGCTCCTGTTCCTGCTCGTCTGGCTCGGCAACACCGACGCGGACTTCAACATCGTCGGCACCGTCTTCGTCGGCGTCGTGCTCTACGCGATCCTCATCTGGGTCATCTCGCGCGCCGTCGAGGGAAGCCGCAAGTCGAAGGACCGCCTCGTCACGGCGCTCGTCTCGATGGCGTTCACGATCGCGCTCCTTCCGCTCGTGTCGGTCACCTTCACGACCCTCATCAACGGTCTCCCGCGCTTCGACATCGAGTTCTTCACGCAGTCGATGCGCAACGTCGTCGGCAGCGGCGGCGGCGCCCTGCACGCGATCATCGGCACGATGCTCGTCACCGGCATGGCGACGCTCATCTCGGTTCCCGTCGGACTCCTCACCGCGATCTACCTCATCGAGTACGGCCGGGGCCGTCTCGCGCGCGGCATCACGTTCTTCGTCGACGTGATGACCGGCATCCCCTCGATCGTCGCGGGCCTCTTCGCCTTCGCGTTCTTCTCGCTGATCTTCAACGACCCCGGCATCCGCTTCGGTTTCGGCGGCTCGATCGCGCTCTCCGTGCTCATGATCCCCGTCGTCGTCCGTTCGAGCGAAGAGATGCTGAAGCTCGTGCCGAACGAGCTGCGCGAAGCGTCGTACGCGCTCGGAGTGCCGAAGTATCTGACGATCCTCAAGGTCGTCCTGCCGACCTCGATCGCCGGCATCATCACGGGCATCATGATCTCGATCGCGCGCGTCATCGGTGAGACGGCGCCGCTGCTCATCATCGCGGGCTTCACCGCGAGCATGAACTACAACCTGTTCTCCGAGCGCATGATGACCCTTCCGGTGTACGCCTACACGCAGTACATGAACCAGGGCGCCGACACCCAGGCCTACGTCGACCGCGCGTGGGCCGCCGCTCTCACCCTCATCCTCATCGTCGCCCTCCTCAACGTCGTGGCACGCATCATCGCCAAGATCTTCACCCCGGCCGGCAGCCGCTAG
- the pstB gene encoding phosphate ABC transporter ATP-binding protein PstB codes for MSKRIEVNDLNVYYGSFKAVEGVSLTIEPRSVTAFIGPSGCGKSTFLRTLNRMHEVIPGARVEGEVLIDGNNLYGPGVDPVLVRRQVGMVFQRPNPFPTMSIADNVLAGVKLNNRRMSKSDAEALVEKSLQGANLWNEVKDRLEKPGSGLSGGQQQRLCIARAIAVSPEVILMDEPCSALDPISTLAIEDLIEDLKKDYTIVIVTHNMQQASRVSDKTAFFNIAGTGKPGKLIEYDATTTIFSNPSVQATEDYVSGRFG; via the coding sequence ATGTCCAAGCGCATCGAAGTCAACGACCTCAACGTCTACTACGGCTCCTTCAAGGCCGTCGAGGGTGTCTCCCTCACGATCGAGCCCCGCAGCGTGACGGCCTTCATCGGCCCCTCCGGCTGCGGCAAGTCGACGTTCCTCCGCACCCTCAACCGCATGCACGAGGTCATCCCCGGCGCGCGCGTCGAGGGCGAGGTGCTCATCGACGGCAACAACCTCTACGGCCCGGGCGTCGACCCCGTGCTCGTCCGCCGACAGGTCGGAATGGTCTTCCAGCGGCCGAACCCGTTCCCGACGATGTCGATCGCCGACAACGTGCTCGCGGGCGTGAAGCTCAACAACCGCCGCATGTCGAAGTCCGACGCCGAAGCTCTCGTCGAGAAGTCGCTGCAGGGTGCGAACCTGTGGAACGAGGTCAAGGACCGCCTCGAGAAGCCCGGATCGGGTCTCTCGGGCGGTCAGCAGCAGCGTCTCTGCATCGCGCGCGCGATCGCGGTCTCCCCCGAGGTCATCCTCATGGACGAGCCGTGCTCGGCCCTCGACCCGATCTCGACCCTCGCGATCGAAGACCTCATCGAGGACCTCAAGAAGGACTACACGATCGTCATCGTGACCCACAACATGCAGCAGGCGAGCCGTGTCTCCGACAAGACCGCCTTCTTCAACATCGCGGGCACGGGCAAGCCCGGCAAGCTCATCGAGTACGACGCGACGACGACGATCTTCTCGAACCCGAGCGTTCAGGCGACGGAGGACTACGTCTCGGGCCGCTTCGGTTGA
- a CDS encoding aminotransferase class IV: MSALLTLLIHPVAADDTRTDFADTFTGVAATEPALRVGELSTQRGDGIFETIGVVDGHAQEAGPHLERLRNSARICDLAAPNVAQWTAAIERAVSALPATGEFSIKLVLSRGVEHGPAPTAWLVAQSAPDFSAVRVDGIRVVTLDRGYDRLAAERAPWLLLGAKTLSYAVNMAALREAARRGADDTIFVSSDGFVMEGPTSSVILRHGEVYSTPAPSGAILHGTTQMSLFEHIEASGKPAEYREIPVADLESADAAWLVSSVRLAAPITAIDGRPVPVDADETRAFTEYLLSPRD, translated from the coding sequence ATGTCCGCTCTCCTCACGCTGCTGATCCACCCCGTCGCAGCCGATGACACCCGCACCGACTTCGCCGACACCTTCACCGGGGTCGCCGCGACCGAGCCCGCCCTGCGCGTCGGCGAGCTCAGCACGCAGCGCGGCGACGGCATCTTCGAGACCATCGGCGTGGTCGACGGCCACGCGCAGGAGGCCGGGCCTCACCTCGAGAGACTCCGCAACTCCGCGCGCATCTGCGACCTCGCCGCCCCGAACGTCGCCCAGTGGACCGCAGCCATCGAGCGGGCGGTCTCGGCCCTTCCCGCGACGGGGGAGTTCTCGATCAAGCTCGTGCTGAGCCGCGGAGTCGAGCACGGTCCGGCTCCGACGGCATGGCTCGTCGCCCAGTCGGCCCCCGACTTCTCCGCCGTACGCGTCGACGGCATCCGCGTCGTCACGCTCGACCGCGGCTACGACCGTCTCGCGGCCGAACGCGCGCCCTGGCTGCTGCTCGGAGCGAAGACCCTCTCCTACGCGGTCAACATGGCGGCGCTGCGCGAGGCCGCGCGCCGCGGCGCCGACGACACGATCTTCGTCTCGAGCGACGGCTTCGTCATGGAGGGGCCGACGTCGTCCGTCATCCTCCGCCACGGCGAGGTGTACTCGACCCCCGCTCCGAGCGGGGCGATCCTCCACGGCACGACGCAGATGAGTCTCTTCGAGCACATCGAGGCATCCGGCAAGCCGGCCGAGTACCGCGAGATCCCCGTCGCCGACCTCGAATCGGCCGATGCCGCGTGGCTCGTCTCGAGCGTGCGCCTCGCCGCGCCCATCACAGCGATCGACGGTCGCCCCGTGCCGGTCGATGCCGACGAGACGCGCGCCTTCACCGAGTACCTCCTGAGCCCCCGAGACTGA